A single genomic interval of Halalkalibaculum roseum harbors:
- a CDS encoding SusC/RagA family TonB-linked outer membrane protein encodes MAGSAYAQTLNVSGTVTDETTGETLPGVNVAIVGTTTGTSTNSQGGYQLTASPNDTLRFSFVGYQTSVVPINGRAVVNVVMSPVIISGSQLVVVGYSTQKKEDLTGSVSVVDLESMNSQPNAQVANQLQGQASGVTVISSGQPGEEPALRIRGINTFGNNEPLYIVDGVPTQNINDLNNNDIASMQVLKDAAAASIYGSRAANGVIVITTKKGQGDVQINYDAYYGYQVPPSGNVWDIMSPQDMANSVWQAQINAGITPSHPQYGSGSSPVLPDFIDPPGSMASSVDVDNYFLDPFYTDPSQLGTFVYITRANKSGTDWFDEVFSPAGNMSHNLSVSGGGDMGNYLFSFNYRDQDGTLMEQRLTRYTVRANTSFDVSDNIRIGENLAYSVSENPQFGTLDEDGPIGMSYREQPIIPVYDVGGNYAGTHAEGLGNPQNPVAVAQRTRNNEFTNSRLFGNLFAEVDLWENRILFKTSIGGELYSGSGNSFIYPQYENSENTTTNQYNADSYYGYNYTWTNTINYQETFNGVHNVEVLLGTEAYKNSGQNLGGSTQDFFSFDPNFTNLSTGSGTKTNYSFRYEDTLFSLFGRVDYNYDDRYLVSGTLRRDGSSKFLDNQWGLFPAASIGWRVTQEDFFPEIDWLTDLKLRAGYGIMGNQLNVDSNNPYTLFAPNPVSTYYATDGSNSNNQLGFSQSRIGNPGAKWEKNISTNIGIDATLFDGRLEVIADYYKKDIEDLLFNPSLPATAGSASQPFVNVGNMSNTGFDLSLRTFGTLTGEIQYNANVSFTTYNNEIKKISDDAQFFEQAFNRFGASGIVRNAVGHPVSSFYGYQIEGFWDDQGEIDDANAGAPSGTYQDGIGIGRFRYADLDGDGQITPDDRTFLGNPNPDFTYGINLGLNYKAFDFSMFWYGSQGNDIWNQVKWWTDFYANFGGAKSNTLLYDSWTPDNPNASAPILEAATSFSSNEVQNSYYVENGSYLRLKNLQLGYTLPVDVIEKVGLSKLRIYVQAANLFTITNYSGPDPEIGFNPSTTDPNDGGSPTAFGIDEGAYPSHREFIIGINLSY; translated from the coding sequence TTGGCAGGCTCAGCATATGCACAAACCTTAAATGTGAGCGGGACAGTCACGGATGAAACCACCGGTGAAACATTACCCGGTGTGAACGTAGCGATTGTCGGCACCACTACCGGTACTTCTACAAATAGCCAGGGAGGGTATCAATTGACAGCAAGTCCTAATGATACGCTCCGATTTTCATTTGTAGGTTATCAGACCTCAGTCGTACCTATAAATGGAAGAGCAGTAGTAAATGTGGTCATGTCTCCGGTAATTATCAGTGGTTCACAACTTGTCGTTGTGGGTTACAGTACACAGAAGAAAGAAGATTTAACTGGATCTGTATCCGTCGTTGATCTGGAAAGTATGAATTCCCAGCCCAATGCACAGGTCGCTAATCAGCTCCAGGGTCAGGCCTCCGGTGTTACGGTTATCTCGTCCGGACAACCGGGTGAAGAGCCGGCTCTTAGAATTCGCGGTATTAATACATTTGGGAATAACGAACCCCTTTATATCGTAGACGGTGTACCGACACAGAATATAAATGATTTGAATAATAATGACATTGCCTCCATGCAGGTACTGAAGGATGCGGCTGCCGCTTCTATATATGGATCTCGCGCGGCAAACGGGGTTATTGTTATTACTACCAAAAAAGGACAGGGGGATGTACAGATCAACTATGATGCCTATTACGGTTACCAGGTTCCCCCAAGCGGTAATGTATGGGATATCATGTCGCCTCAGGATATGGCAAATTCAGTTTGGCAGGCTCAAATAAATGCCGGTATAACACCGAGCCACCCCCAATATGGCAGCGGTTCTTCACCGGTGCTTCCCGACTTTATTGATCCTCCGGGCTCTATGGCAAGTTCGGTAGATGTTGACAATTATTTCCTGGATCCTTTCTATACCGATCCTTCACAGCTTGGAACCTTCGTTTATATCACCAGAGCCAACAAGTCAGGCACCGATTGGTTTGATGAAGTTTTCAGTCCGGCAGGTAATATGAGTCACAACCTCTCTGTTAGCGGTGGTGGAGATATGGGTAATTACCTGTTCTCTTTCAACTATCGCGATCAGGACGGTACTTTGATGGAACAGCGCCTGACCCGTTATACGGTTCGTGCAAACACCTCTTTTGATGTATCCGATAATATTCGCATTGGGGAAAACCTGGCATATTCTGTTTCAGAGAATCCGCAGTTTGGTACACTTGATGAAGACGGACCGATTGGTATGTCATATAGAGAACAGCCCATCATTCCGGTATATGATGTCGGTGGTAACTATGCCGGTACTCATGCCGAAGGATTGGGGAACCCTCAAAATCCGGTTGCCGTAGCACAACGAACCAGAAATAATGAATTCACCAATAGTCGCCTGTTCGGTAACTTGTTTGCCGAAGTGGATCTTTGGGAAAATCGCATTCTCTTTAAGACCAGTATTGGCGGTGAGCTCTATTCAGGATCCGGTAATTCATTTATATATCCGCAGTATGAGAATTCTGAGAACACTACTACAAACCAATACAATGCGGATTCATACTACGGGTACAACTACACGTGGACCAATACAATAAACTACCAGGAAACATTTAATGGTGTTCACAATGTAGAGGTTCTGCTAGGTACCGAAGCTTACAAGAACTCGGGTCAAAACCTGGGAGGATCCACACAGGACTTTTTCTCTTTCGATCCTAACTTTACCAACCTGAGTACCGGTTCCGGAACCAAGACGAACTATAGTTTCCGGTATGAAGATACATTGTTCTCCCTCTTCGGTCGTGTTGATTACAACTATGATGACCGATACCTGGTCAGCGGTACGCTGCGCCGAGACGGCTCTTCAAAATTCCTGGACAACCAGTGGGGTCTTTTCCCGGCTGCCAGCATCGGCTGGAGAGTCACCCAGGAAGACTTTTTCCCTGAGATCGATTGGCTGACCGATTTGAAACTGCGTGCCGGTTACGGGATCATGGGTAACCAGTTGAATGTTGACTCCAACAACCCCTACACACTGTTTGCGCCTAACCCGGTTTCAACTTACTACGCGACGGATGGAAGTAACTCCAATAACCAATTGGGCTTCTCCCAATCCAGAATCGGTAATCCCGGCGCCAAGTGGGAAAAGAATATCAGTACCAACATCGGTATTGATGCTACGCTATTTGATGGAAGACTGGAAGTTATTGCAGATTATTACAAGAAGGATATTGAAGACCTGCTCTTTAATCCTTCCCTGCCGGCAACTGCAGGTAGTGCCTCACAGCCATTTGTAAATGTGGGTAATATGAGCAATACCGGATTTGATCTCTCCCTGAGAACATTTGGTACCTTGACGGGTGAGATACAGTACAATGCTAACGTCTCATTTACGACCTACAATAACGAGATTAAGAAAATCTCAGATGATGCCCAGTTCTTTGAGCAGGCTTTCAATCGTTTCGGAGCTTCCGGTATTGTTCGAAATGCCGTGGGACATCCCGTTTCTTCATTCTATGGATATCAGATCGAGGGGTTCTGGGATGATCAGGGTGAAATCGATGATGCAAACGCTGGCGCACCCAGCGGTACCTACCAAGACGGTATAGGCATCGGTCGCTTCCGATATGCTGATTTGGATGGTGACGGTCAGATCACTCCGGACGATAGAACCTTCCTTGGAAATCCGAATCCGGACTTTACTTACGGTATCAATTTAGGCTTGAATTACAAGGCCTTTGACTTCAGCATGTTCTGGTACGGATCACAGGGTAATGATATCTGGAACCAAGTGAAGTGGTGGACCGACTTCTATGCCAACTTTGGCGGTGCAAAGAGCAATACCTTGCTTTATGATTCCTGGACACCCGATAACCCGAATGCATCCGCTCCGATTCTTGAGGCGGCTACATCATTCAGCAGTAACGAGGTTCAGAACTCCTATTATGTTGAAAACGGTTCTTACCTAAGACTGAAGAATTTACAACTGGGTTATACCTTACCTGTAGATGTAATTGAGAAAGTGGGTCTTTCCAAGCTCCGTATTTACGTACAGGCTGCGAACCTGTTCACTATAACCAATTATAGTGGCCCTGATCCCGAAATTGGGTTCAATCCCAGTACAACGGATCCAAATGATGGAGGTTCACCTACAGCTTTCGGTATTGATGAGGGTGCTTACCCGTCACACCGTGAGTTTATCATTGGAATCAATCTCTCGTACTGA
- a CDS encoding RagB/SusD family nutrient uptake outer membrane protein: MKKLRLYITAVIVVTAGLFLYSCDTGEFLSTPALGSVSEEVLANEKGADALLVGAYAALNGQNISGFWSAGGTNWVYGSVAGGDAHKGSILNDQTPINPIMSMSHTSANGFFNDIWVARYEGVSRANSVIALVPQLEGVDDATSARIEGEARFLRGHYYFELKKLFNNVPYIDENTENFKQPNTGESALTWADIEADFQFAYDNLPEVQNQIGRANRWAAASYLAKAYAFQGKWNEARTLLTTIINQGTNAAGVPYALQDHYGDNFRADAENSSETVFSIQYVGKDGTGTIDNSRQEDMLNYPFGNPFNCCGFYQPTQDLVNSFRTDGTTGLPFLDNYNDTMVDSDMGVPADQQFTIYSGPLDPRLDWSVGRRGVPYLDWGPFKGQTWIRQQSYGGPYHAQKHVYRQENAEAFGNRNEWAPGSAVNYDVIRFADVLLWAAEAEIEGGGTLDQARQYVNQVRGRVADDDYGDGWVTYTDNQPFAAAVVGSEAEMTAVDANTGDWVIRTDTESTFVLLGGDPANAANWNEYVDPNYVIDTYPAGQAPFTNATDALEAVHFERKLELALEGHRFFDLVRWGEAAQTLNAFYAYEGGQLGFSDFASGNFQTGKNEYFPIPQTQIDLTRVDGEPTLTQNPGYN; this comes from the coding sequence ATGAAAAAATTAAGATTATATATCACAGCAGTAATTGTAGTGACAGCAGGGCTGTTTCTATACTCTTGCGATACGGGAGAATTCCTAAGCACCCCGGCGCTGGGCTCAGTCAGTGAAGAAGTACTTGCTAATGAGAAAGGGGCTGATGCCCTTTTGGTAGGTGCCTATGCTGCGCTTAACGGACAAAATATCAGCGGATTTTGGTCAGCCGGTGGTACCAACTGGGTATACGGCAGTGTTGCCGGCGGAGATGCTCATAAGGGCTCCATTTTAAACGACCAGACACCTATTAATCCGATTATGAGCATGTCTCATACCTCGGCTAACGGTTTCTTCAATGACATTTGGGTTGCTCGTTATGAAGGTGTTTCTAGGGCTAATTCGGTTATCGCTTTGGTACCGCAGTTGGAAGGAGTCGACGATGCTACCAGTGCGCGAATAGAAGGAGAGGCCCGTTTCCTGCGAGGCCACTACTACTTCGAGCTGAAGAAATTGTTTAATAATGTGCCTTACATTGATGAAAACACTGAGAATTTCAAACAGCCCAACACGGGTGAAAGTGCGCTTACCTGGGCGGATATCGAAGCCGACTTCCAGTTTGCTTATGACAACCTGCCTGAAGTACAGAATCAGATTGGCCGTGCGAACAGATGGGCTGCTGCTTCTTACCTTGCTAAAGCGTACGCTTTCCAGGGCAAGTGGAATGAAGCACGTACGTTATTGACCACAATTATAAATCAGGGTACCAATGCAGCCGGTGTTCCATATGCTCTGCAAGATCATTACGGAGATAATTTCCGAGCTGATGCCGAAAATAGCTCTGAAACAGTTTTTTCAATCCAGTACGTAGGAAAGGACGGTACAGGTACCATTGATAACTCCAGACAGGAAGATATGCTGAATTACCCATTCGGTAACCCTTTCAACTGCTGCGGATTTTATCAACCTACACAAGATCTGGTAAATTCTTTCCGGACAGATGGAACTACAGGCTTGCCATTTCTGGACAATTATAATGACACCATGGTTGACAGTGATATGGGTGTTCCGGCTGACCAACAATTTACAATCTATTCAGGCCCGTTAGATCCTAGATTGGACTGGTCTGTAGGACGTCGAGGTGTACCATATCTCGATTGGGGTCCCTTTAAAGGTCAAACCTGGATTCGTCAGCAGAGTTATGGCGGTCCATATCATGCCCAAAAGCATGTGTATCGCCAGGAAAATGCTGAAGCTTTCGGTAACCGTAATGAGTGGGCACCCGGTTCTGCTGTTAACTATGACGTAATACGATTTGCTGATGTGTTACTTTGGGCTGCTGAAGCAGAAATTGAGGGTGGCGGTACTCTCGATCAGGCCCGTCAGTACGTAAACCAGGTACGGGGGCGTGTTGCTGATGATGACTACGGCGATGGTTGGGTAACTTATACCGATAACCAACCCTTCGCGGCTGCTGTGGTTGGAAGTGAAGCCGAGATGACTGCAGTTGATGCCAATACCGGAGATTGGGTCATTCGTACAGATACCGAATCGACTTTTGTACTGCTAGGTGGAGATCCTGCTAATGCCGCTAACTGGAATGAGTATGTTGATCCGAATTATGTGATAGATACCTATCCTGCCGGACAAGCTCCTTTCACTAATGCAACCGATGCTCTGGAAGCGGTTCACTTTGAACGCAAGCTGGAATTGGCCCTGGAAGGTCATCGTTTCTTCGACTTGGTTCGCTGGGGCGAAGCAGCTCAAACACTTAATGCTTTTTATGCCTATGAAGGTGGACAGCTGGGCTTCAGTGATTTTGCTTCGGGTAATTTCCAGACCGGCAAAAATGAGTATTTTCCTATCCCACAGACTCAGATTGACCTTACGCGGGTAGATGGGGAACCGACACTTACTCAAAACCCCGGTTACAATTAA
- a CDS encoding VCBS repeat-containing protein: MIALRCNAQAILFIIILTVFAITGCSSDDTMFKRIPPSDSGIIFQNSIAEDESNNPLVYEYLYNGGGVAVADFNNDGLQDLYFTGNMVSNKLYLNEGDLQFSDVTKPSGTAGSDKWYTGVSVVDINGDGLQDIYVCAGRWNEAERRENELYINQGMNEDGIPEFIEQSSEYGLNDDSHSTQAAFFDYDNDGDLDLYLLVSDQRQKATTGGSRADQESRESPNLDRLYRNDWNEDEKRPMYVEVGDEAGITKDGYGLGVNISDLNGDGWKDIYVANDFASDDILWINNGDGTFRDEAYTYFKHTSFSSMGTDIQDVNNDGLPDVVTLDMLPENNFRKKTMTNPNNYINYARNAFGRIKPQYTRNTLQLNRGPRKVTRDSVAPPVFSEIAYLSGIAETDWSWGPLLADFDNDGLRDLLVTNGIPGDKTDKDFVNYRDRLGNIVTNTQLSDSIPEVKIPNYIYRNNGNLRFDDLTIEWGLDEDTYSNGLVWADLDNDGDLEIVINNINQDAYLYENTLNEHSPQNSNWLQVRLKGNNRNSKALDAKVRIYYGDRESQFYEYTPYRGYLSSVENMAHFGLGSVSKVDSLVVSRSTGEHYVWKDIEVNQKFEADLTTDGETISMDMVTGFSSPSWFREVSDERNITYEHEELEYDDFMYNRLMPHKLSQYGPSLAVGDIDNNGTQDLFAGGSYDNQGTFFLQDQNGEFTTRELPPDESDTRKTREDEGTLLFDAENDGDLDLYIVSGSVENRRGSDNFQDRFYENDGEGRFSYRPEALPDITESGMAVRASDFDRDGDLDLFVGGRVVPNFYPLPASSYLLRNDSESGEIVFTDVTPDFAEPLREIGMISDALWTDFDNDGWTDLILAGEWMPLTFLKNREGKLVDITDESGISQHSGWWNSLAGGDFDRDGDIDYIAGNLGLNSLYQGSAEEPVSIYGKDFSEQGLFTGLPTTYIPDAEGMKKEFPVHPRDEVLEMLRRRDAPFQSHANYGRSTLNDIFTEEDLKDAVILRAQYFESAYIENLGEGKFAIRALPVEAQFAPLFGMIVDDFNADGNPDVLLNGNDYGAQVQIGGYDALNGLLLKGDGAGNFEPLSIAESGIFIPGDGKALVKVQGADGSYLAFASQNSGPMKVFRAEESPEIIPFEPMDAYAIIYFENGASMKQEAYYGSSFQSASGRFMALPSEVDSVEIVDYSGEKRSVVME, translated from the coding sequence ATGATAGCACTCCGATGTAACGCTCAAGCCATTCTATTTATCATCATATTAACCGTTTTTGCAATAACAGGTTGCAGCAGTGATGACACCATGTTTAAAAGAATTCCCCCTTCAGATTCAGGTATAATCTTTCAAAATAGCATAGCTGAGGATGAATCGAATAATCCACTCGTGTATGAATATCTCTACAATGGAGGCGGAGTAGCCGTAGCAGATTTCAATAACGACGGTTTGCAGGATCTCTATTTCACAGGGAATATGGTCAGCAATAAACTCTACCTGAATGAGGGGGATCTTCAATTCAGTGATGTCACAAAACCATCAGGCACGGCTGGAAGTGACAAATGGTACACCGGGGTCTCGGTTGTAGATATCAACGGTGATGGCTTGCAGGATATTTATGTTTGTGCCGGACGGTGGAATGAGGCAGAGAGAAGGGAAAATGAATTGTATATCAACCAGGGCATGAATGAAGATGGCATCCCGGAATTCATTGAACAATCTTCGGAATACGGTTTGAATGATGACAGCCACTCTACCCAGGCTGCTTTTTTTGATTATGATAACGATGGGGATCTGGACCTTTACCTACTGGTTTCGGATCAACGGCAGAAAGCAACGACAGGAGGTAGCAGGGCTGATCAGGAAAGCCGGGAGTCTCCCAACCTGGACCGGCTTTACCGCAATGACTGGAATGAAGATGAGAAACGTCCGATGTATGTTGAGGTCGGAGACGAGGCCGGAATTACCAAAGACGGTTACGGATTGGGAGTAAATATTTCCGACCTGAATGGAGACGGTTGGAAAGACATCTATGTAGCCAATGATTTTGCCTCAGACGATATACTTTGGATAAACAATGGCGATGGCACTTTCCGGGATGAGGCATATACCTATTTCAAGCATACCAGTTTCTCTTCGATGGGGACGGATATTCAAGATGTCAATAATGACGGTCTGCCGGATGTAGTCACGCTGGACATGCTTCCTGAGAACAATTTCAGGAAAAAGACCATGACCAATCCCAATAATTACATCAACTATGCGCGTAATGCTTTCGGCAGAATCAAACCGCAGTATACCAGGAATACGCTGCAGCTAAATCGAGGACCCAGAAAAGTTACCCGGGACTCTGTAGCACCGCCCGTTTTCAGTGAAATTGCCTATCTCTCAGGAATTGCCGAGACCGATTGGAGTTGGGGCCCGCTACTGGCTGATTTTGATAACGATGGTTTACGGGATCTTTTAGTGACGAATGGAATTCCCGGGGATAAGACGGATAAAGACTTTGTCAACTACAGAGATCGGCTCGGAAATATCGTCACTAATACCCAGCTAAGTGATTCTATCCCGGAAGTTAAAATTCCCAATTATATCTACCGTAACAACGGAAATCTCCGTTTTGATGACCTAACAATAGAGTGGGGGCTGGATGAGGATACCTATTCCAACGGACTGGTATGGGCGGATCTGGACAATGACGGTGATCTTGAGATTGTAATTAACAATATCAATCAGGATGCCTATCTGTACGAAAATACACTCAATGAACATTCACCACAAAACAGCAACTGGCTGCAGGTCAGGCTGAAAGGGAATAATAGAAACAGTAAAGCATTAGATGCCAAAGTCCGGATCTACTACGGGGATAGGGAGTCTCAGTTTTATGAATATACCCCTTACCGGGGATACCTCTCCAGTGTTGAAAATATGGCCCATTTTGGCTTGGGTTCGGTATCAAAAGTAGATTCACTGGTGGTTTCCCGCAGTACAGGTGAACACTATGTGTGGAAGGATATTGAGGTTAATCAAAAATTTGAGGCAGATCTCACAACGGATGGAGAAACAATTTCAATGGATATGGTTACAGGGTTCAGCAGTCCCTCTTGGTTCAGAGAGGTATCTGATGAGCGAAACATCACCTATGAGCATGAGGAACTGGAATATGACGACTTCATGTATAACCGGCTGATGCCTCACAAGCTTTCCCAATACGGTCCCTCGCTTGCTGTCGGGGATATTGATAACAACGGTACGCAAGATCTTTTTGCCGGCGGCTCCTATGACAATCAGGGCACCTTCTTTTTACAGGATCAAAACGGAGAATTCACGACAAGAGAACTCCCCCCAGATGAGAGCGATACACGAAAAACCCGGGAGGATGAAGGAACGCTGCTCTTCGATGCGGAAAATGATGGAGATTTGGACTTATATATCGTTAGCGGGAGTGTGGAAAACAGAAGGGGAAGTGACAATTTTCAGGATCGTTTTTATGAAAATGACGGGGAGGGAAGATTTAGCTATCGCCCGGAAGCTCTTCCTGATATTACGGAGAGCGGAATGGCGGTCCGGGCATCCGATTTTGACCGTGACGGTGACCTCGATCTATTTGTGGGCGGCAGGGTGGTTCCCAATTTTTACCCGCTTCCGGCATCCAGTTACCTCCTGAGAAACGACAGTGAATCTGGCGAGATCGTGTTTACTGATGTCACCCCCGATTTTGCCGAACCGCTTAGGGAGATCGGTATGATCAGCGATGCATTGTGGACCGACTTTGACAACGACGGGTGGACCGATCTCATTTTGGCAGGGGAGTGGATGCCGCTGACATTTTTAAAAAATCGAGAGGGCAAACTGGTAGACATTACCGATGAATCAGGAATTTCGCAGCATAGCGGGTGGTGGAATAGCCTTGCCGGGGGAGACTTTGACCGTGATGGTGACATCGACTATATCGCTGGAAACCTAGGATTGAATTCCCTATACCAGGGCAGTGCTGAAGAGCCGGTTAGCATCTACGGTAAGGATTTTTCTGAACAGGGACTCTTTACCGGTCTGCCCACAACCTATATCCCCGATGCTGAGGGTATGAAAAAGGAGTTTCCGGTTCATCCCAGGGATGAGGTGTTGGAAATGCTGAGAAGGAGGGATGCACCCTTTCAATCACATGCCAATTACGGGCGTTCTACTCTCAATGATATTTTCACGGAAGAGGATTTGAAGGATGCCGTCATTTTAAGAGCTCAGTATTTTGAGAGTGCCTACATTGAAAATCTGGGTGAGGGGAAATTTGCTATTAGGGCGCTGCCGGTGGAAGCGCAATTTGCGCCTCTTTTCGGTATGATTGTGGATGATTTTAATGCTGACGGTAACCCGGATGTGTTGCTGAACGGCAATGATTACGGGGCGCAGGTACAAATAGGCGGATACGATGCTTTGAATGGTCTATTGCTGAAGGGAGACGGAGCAGGAAATTTTGAACCTCTTTCTATTGCGGAGAGCGGGATATTTATCCCCGGGGATGGTAAAGCACTGGTTAAGGTTCAGGGAGCAGACGGAAGTTATTTAGCTTTTGCCAGTCAGAACAGTGGGCCCATGAAGGTTTTCCGGGCTGAGGAGTCACCCGAAATCATTCCATTCGAGCCGATGGACGCCTATGCGATAATCTATTTTGAAAATGGAGCTAGCATGAAGCAGGAAGCCTATTATGGTTCCTCATTTCAATCAGCTTCGGGCAGGTTTATGGCGCTACCATCGGAGGTGGATTCTGTTGAGATTGTAGATTATTCCGGAGAGAAGAGATCTGTGGTTATGGAATAG
- a CDS encoding endonuclease/exonuclease/phosphatase family protein, which produces MKTFFETYSSKLILFTFIALLTSSCLSDSVTEPEPPEENGPDYPSPTESEAPDGILETVTWNLERYGDDLYGSEAGIQRTKNILRIADSLKADLYGLQEITGQAGLDTLSKYMPGYRGFVADYITYNQKLGFLYNTNTIDSLSSGAITTGQDDYDWAGRLPLYFSFNYNYNGTSTPIYAIVIHAKANTGNTQELEEAYERRVRAAESLYTYLQSEKPDTRIILLGDYNDDVDVSIYDDSSPSPYDDFVMAENSFRAVTESISDANQSSYIAGDYSDLIDHIIISDELFNNYTASSEEIYFEAENFIEDYVNTTSDHLPVWAKIDFTGAN; this is translated from the coding sequence TTGAAGACCTTTTTTGAGACCTATTCATCAAAGCTAATACTGTTCACATTCATTGCCCTTTTAACCTCTTCCTGCCTCAGTGACTCTGTAACGGAACCTGAACCGCCGGAAGAGAATGGACCGGACTATCCCTCTCCTACGGAATCCGAAGCGCCTGATGGCATCCTGGAGACCGTAACATGGAATCTTGAGCGATATGGAGATGATCTCTACGGCAGCGAGGCAGGAATACAACGAACAAAAAATATTTTACGAATTGCCGATTCCTTGAAAGCCGATCTTTACGGTTTGCAGGAAATTACCGGCCAGGCAGGACTCGATACCCTGAGTAAATACATGCCGGGATATCGCGGTTTCGTGGCCGATTATATCACCTACAATCAAAAACTTGGCTTTTTATATAATACCAACACCATTGACTCGCTCTCTTCGGGAGCAATTACTACCGGACAGGATGACTATGACTGGGCAGGACGTCTGCCGCTATACTTTTCTTTCAACTACAATTACAATGGTACGAGTACCCCTATCTATGCCATTGTCATTCACGCCAAGGCAAACACAGGCAACACACAAGAACTGGAGGAGGCCTATGAACGGCGTGTACGGGCTGCAGAGTCACTGTATACCTATTTGCAGAGTGAAAAACCCGACACCCGAATTATTCTACTGGGCGATTACAACGACGATGTGGATGTGAGTATCTACGATGACAGCTCTCCTTCCCCTTACGATGATTTTGTCATGGCTGAGAACAGCTTCCGGGCAGTAACTGAATCAATATCGGATGCGAATCAGTCTTCTTACATAGCAGGTGATTATTCTGATCTGATCGACCATATTATTATCAGCGACGAGCTGTTTAACAATTATACCGCTTCCAGTGAAGAGATCTATTTTGAAGCTGAGAATTTCATTGAAGACTATGTGAATACCACCTCCGACCATCTGCCCGTCTGGGCTAAGATTGATTTTACGGGTGCGAATTAA
- a CDS encoding universal stress protein, whose translation MKEINILVPLDFSDVSVNALHSAETVAKLYNGRITPFHSYMPVNELNTPYSFDISSTPMEDYEQIEEALTNRLKEMSAAEIDEKYLSEPLVSMGNPAQSIIDQAKDFNMIVMNTHGRTGFSRFFLGSVSEKVLRMAHIPVLIVNKERELTSFDSILLTTDFSEHSKQAFPIAKEIAEKAGSKLELLHILSVEDDDFDKPDESVISLRQQRLKLLAKEEFHEIGDQVETNVIASSDTPHEAIYNYNLNNPHDLIIMSTVGRTGIDYLMVGSTTANVVRHVNCAVLSINPKSKIEDLEDLF comes from the coding sequence ATGAAAGAGATAAATATTCTGGTCCCCCTCGATTTTTCTGATGTCAGCGTTAACGCGTTGCACTCCGCCGAAACCGTAGCCAAACTCTACAACGGACGTATCACTCCGTTTCACTCATATATGCCGGTGAATGAGCTTAACACACCCTATTCATTCGATATCTCCTCTACACCTATGGAGGACTATGAACAAATCGAAGAGGCACTTACCAACCGTCTGAAGGAAATGTCAGCCGCAGAGATTGACGAAAAATATCTCAGTGAACCGCTTGTCTCTATGGGTAACCCGGCACAATCGATAATCGATCAGGCCAAAGATTTTAATATGATCGTCATGAATACCCATGGGCGGACCGGATTTTCCCGTTTCTTTCTGGGATCTGTTTCTGAAAAAGTGCTACGTATGGCCCATATTCCTGTTTTGATCGTAAACAAAGAACGTGAGCTTACCAGCTTTGATAGCATACTGCTTACAACTGATTTTTCCGAACATTCCAAACAGGCCTTTCCCATCGCAAAGGAGATCGCAGAAAAAGCGGGCTCAAAGCTGGAGCTGCTGCACATTTTAAGTGTGGAAGACGATGACTTCGATAAACCGGATGAATCGGTAATATCCCTAAGGCAGCAGCGTTTGAAGTTGCTGGCTAAAGAGGAGTTTCACGAAATCGGCGATCAGGTTGAGACCAATGTAATCGCCTCATCCGACACGCCACACGAAGCTATTTATAATTACAACCTAAACAATCCACACGATCTGATCATCATGTCAACCGTCGGCAGAACAGGCATCGATTATCTTATGGTGGGCAGCACCACTGCAAATGTGGTCCGTCACGTGAATTGTGCGGTACTAAGCATTAATCCAAAGAGCAAAATCGAAGATCTTGAAGACCTTTTTTGA